A single genomic interval of Acidobacteriota bacterium harbors:
- a CDS encoding prepilin-type N-terminal cleavage/methylation domain-containing protein — protein MREKNYQPAPGKTRETGFSVIEVLIAIVVLSVGLVSIVAVSAYISRSNNISNHKNVLGAAAQDQVDRLRSTVWSRNSEHPTVSIGGALTTTTAASAGQNSTTPYLYTLDPNNPHHATIANTPIGDLDVSWVVRQGGTADMRYVTIKILQMNPIPQMRNGMTVTTILTRQD, from the coding sequence ATGAGAGAAAAAAATTACCAACCTGCACCCGGTAAAACTCGTGAAACCGGATTTTCAGTTATCGAAGTGCTCATTGCCATTGTCGTGCTGTCTGTCGGCTTGGTTTCAATCGTCGCGGTTTCGGCTTACATCTCGCGCTCGAATAATATTTCAAACCATAAAAATGTTCTGGGCGCTGCAGCGCAGGATCAGGTGGATAGATTGCGCTCGACAGTCTGGTCAAGAAACTCCGAACACCCCACGGTGAGCATCGGTGGCGCTCTGACCACCACAACTGCCGCTTCCGCAGGGCAAAACAGTACGACGCCTTATCTTTATACGTTAGACCCGAATAACCCTCATCATGCAACCATCGCCAATACGCCGATTGGTGACCTTGATGTGAGTTGGGTAGTCAGACAGGGGGGCACCGCCGATATGCGTTATGTCACCATCAAAATTTTGCAAATGAACCCCATCCCCCAGATGAGAAACGGGATGACCGTTACGACCATTCTTACCAGACAGGATTAG
- a CDS encoding prepilin-type N-terminal cleavage/methylation domain-containing protein, with protein sequence MKAINQQSGFSLLELVIGLMLITVVTGISISLLNRFQSSYRYEEAYADAQRNARFALSRLNEIIRSAGTNPTGKMTVNESDFAVLQSPVVSGNSSTASSIRLKSDLNGDTQNTANIAANSDVIVTSEDVTLRLDAVNRRIIMDDNTVSPAQSIPIADNIISLSFTDPNGSTRTNKTIIVNLVAIPNGITQGDKRYREVAYSGAIRLRNR encoded by the coding sequence ATGAAGGCTATCAATCAGCAAAGCGGTTTTTCGCTTCTGGAACTCGTTATTGGCTTGATGTTGATTACGGTTGTCACCGGCATATCGATTTCTTTACTGAACCGCTTTCAAAGCTCATATCGATATGAAGAAGCTTATGCCGATGCGCAGCGCAACGCCCGGTTTGCCCTGTCGCGATTGAATGAAATCATTCGCAGTGCGGGAACCAATCCGACCGGCAAAATGACCGTCAACGAAAGTGATTTTGCAGTTTTACAATCGCCGGTGGTTTCGGGTAATTCTTCGACCGCAAGTTCAATTCGCCTGAAAAGCGACCTCAATGGCGATACCCAAAACACTGCCAATATCGCTGCCAACTCCGACGTTATCGTCACCTCCGAAGATGTGACCTTACGCCTGGATGCAGTCAACCGGCGCATCATCATGGACGACAATACGGTTTCGCCGGCACAGAGCATTCCGATTGCCGATAACATTATCAGTTTATCTTTCACAGACCCTAATGGTTCCACACGCACCAACAAAACCATCATCGTCAATCTGGTAGCCATTCCCAACGGCATCACCCAGGGCGACAAACGTTATCGCGAAGTCGCTTATTCTGGTGCCATACGGCTCAGGAATCGATAA